A stretch of the Vitis riparia cultivar Riparia Gloire de Montpellier isolate 1030 chromosome 13, EGFV_Vit.rip_1.0, whole genome shotgun sequence genome encodes the following:
- the LOC117928392 gene encoding uncharacterized protein LOC117928392: MAVVPSVSIKMKLWGMCALFLIFLWLSASMTVGFPIIPHKVRCRSVKYSPCYLIWHFCPIQCPTSCLVDCIICKPVCSCNLPGAICEDPRFVGGDGITFYFHGRKDQDFCIVSDTNLHINAHFIGKRNPNLKRDFTWVQSIGIMFGCHKLLVAAKTTSTWDDNVDRLALSFDDMPIDLPNKEGSKWQTPIAPLVSITRTGDTNRVVVEVEQNFRLSAVVVPITAEESRVHSYNITDEDCFAHLEIGFKFYKLTDAVDGVLGQTYRRNYVSKAKMGVPMPVLGGLHKFSSSNIFATDCPASQFGNHALPENRTGEYPSLHCSSGLNGTGVVCKK; this comes from the exons ATGGCTGTGGTTCCATCAGTGTCCATCAAGATGAAGTTGTGGGGCATGTGCGCCCTCTTCCTCATCTTCCTGTGGCTATCAGCCTCTATGACAGTAGGCTTTCCCATCATCCCACACAAGGTGAGATGCCGGTCGGTCAAGTATAGTCCGTGCTACCTGATTTGGCACTTCTGCCCCATCCAGTGCCCCACAAGTTGTTTGGTTGACTGTATCATCTGCAAACCTGTTTGCA GTTGCAATCTTCCTGGGGCAATTTGTGAGGACCCTAGGTTTGTAGGTGGAGATGGCATTACTTTCTATTTCCATGGCCGAAAAGATCAAGACTTTTGCATAGTTTCAGATACCAATCTCCATATCAATGCTCACTTTATTGGCAAGAGAAACCCTAATCTCAAAAGAGACTTCACCTGGGTACAGTCCATTGGAATAATGTTTGGCTGCCACAAACTTCTTGTTGCTGCTAAAACAACGTCAACATGGGATGACAATGTGGACCGCCTTGCTCTATCCTTCGATGACATGCCAATCGACCTCCCCAACAAGGAAGGATCCAAGTGGCAGACCCCAATTGCACCACTTGTCTCCATAACGCGCACTGGTGACACCAACAGGGTTGTCGTTGAAGTCGAACAAAACTTCAGGCTTAGTGCAGTGGTCGTTCCAATCACAGCCGAGGAGTCTAGAGTACATAGCTACAATATAACTGATGAGGATTGCTTTGCCCACTTGGAAATTGGGTTCAAGTTCTATAAGCTTACAGATGCAGTGGATGGAGTGCTAGGGCAGACATATAGGAGGAACTATGTAAGCAAGGCAAAGATGGGGGTGCCAATGCCGGTATTAGGCGGTCTTCATAAGTTTTCATCTTCAAATATCTTTGCCACTGACTGCCCAGCATCTCAGTTTGGGAACCATGCCTTGCCAGAAAACAGGACTGGAGAGTATCCAAGCTTGCATTGCAGCAGTGGGCTAAATGGGACTGGCGTAGTTTGCAAGAAATAG